The following nucleotide sequence is from Pedobacter sp. PACM 27299.
GGATGCGATGCAGGGACTAATTAAAAAAGCAAATAGTAAAGACTTTATTCAGTTCAGTTTTGAAGGAGATTGCCTGGTAGATGTGAATTTATCTGAGAAAAACGGTTATACCATTGTCGTGCTCAGGCAGCACCACATTCCTGAAGACGATCAATCTAAACAGTTCATCAGGCTTGGATGTGCAAGTGGCTGGGCTTTTTACCTGCTCAACCTAAAATCCGTATATGAAGGTGGCCTGGATCTTAGAAATAAAGATGAACATTTACAACCAATGATCAATAATTAGTATTCAAATCTTTATTTTTCATAGA
It contains:
- a CDS encoding SRPBCC family protein; this encodes MKNFDWTSFTKTIAIKAPLSTIYNAWTQVEELEKWFLERVIFTDEQGKTLDKTLNVTAGCTYDWLWYLYEDAMQGLIKKANSKDFIQFSFEGDCLVDVNLSEKNGYTIVVLRQHHIPEDDQSKQFIRLGCASGWAFYLLNLKSVYEGGLDLRNKDEHLQPMINN